The DNA region GAAATCAATGCTGACATGCGCTGTCCCATCCTGCTTGCTACTTAAGCCACTTGCGGGCGATGCGGAATTTGTAGAAAAGAAGGGTCTGCGGACTTTTGACTTCGGTATAAGGAGCCGCTACAATGATTCAAACGGACAGCAAAAAGTTTATTTAAAGAAAAGAGTGTGATGAATCAAAACTTTTTGGTTGTCTGTTACGTTTATTCATTGGCGGACAAGTTTGCTGTAAAAAAATTAGGCGGCCAAAAGAAATAAAAAGCAAGAAAACAGATGAAAATAAGAACTAAAGCCGTTTGAAACGAAGTTTGCTGCCACGCTGGAATGCAAGCTGAGCTCTTTTGCGAAGTTTTTCGGTAAATTAGAGCATTCCACGCTTTTGACAAAAGATACGAAAGTGTGGAAAATCGTGTATGACGTGCGAAAAGCAGCCCCGCGGCACCGAGGCTAAGATCTAGAAAAGACACAAGACAATAGTCAACAGGGTCATTAGAGCAAGAAAAAAATGTAGAGAGAAAAAAACACAACACATTCTCGGGTTATAAAAAAGGGGGTAACGGAGAATCATGACAGACGCCATCTTTATCGCGCTCCAATTATTTTTGGCCGCGGTGGGTGTGTACCAGTTCGTATTCTCTTTGTTTGGTCTGATCAAGAGAAAAAAGAAAAAGCACTTTGCACCGAATAAATCCTTTGCAGTCCTTGTGGCTGCGCACAACGAAGAGCAGGTTGTCGGGGCTCTCATGGAGAACCTGAAGCAGCTCAATTATCCGAAGGAGCTGTACGATGTATTCGTTATCTGCGACAACTGTACAGACCGCACAGCCGAAATCGTCCGTTCGCATGGGATGAATGCGTGCGTGCGCACGAATCAGAATCTCCGCGGAAAAGGGTATGCCATCGAGTGGATGCTCAAAGAGCTCTGGGCGATGCCTCGCCAGTACGATGCGGTCGTCATGTTTGACGCCGACAATTTGGCGGACCCGAATTTCCTGATCGAAATGAATAACGATCTTTGCTCGGGAGCGAAGGTCATCCAGGGATATATCGATACCAAGAACCCTGAGGATTCCTGGATCACAGCCGCTTACGGCGTATCCTACTGGTATATCAACCGTCTGTGGCAGCTGTCCCGCCACAATTTGAATATGGCCAACTTCCTCGGCGGCACCGGCATGTGCTTCGAGACCAATCTCCTGAAGGAGATTGGCTGGGGAGCTACAAGCTTGGTCGAGGACTTGGAGTTCACGATGCGCAGCGTGATGCGCGGCGTTTATCCGAAGTTCAACTACGACGCCAAAGTGTTCGACGAAAAGCCGCTGACGTTCAAGGCTTCGGCCAGACAGCGTCTGCGCTGGATGCAGGGCCACTTCACGGTTGCCCGCCGTTATTTCTTCCCGCTGCTGTGGCGCGCTATTAAGGAGCGCAGCATCGTGAAGCTCGACTTGGCGCTGTATGGGGTCAACGTGTATATCGTCCTGCTGACGTTTGTATTGACCGCCATCATTTGGGTCGACAACTCGTTCTTTGACGGTCCGAATATCGCGAACCTATACGGGCTTTTGCCGATCTGGCTGAGCTTTACGGCGATTGCGGCGAACGTGTTCACCTTCATGATCGCCATGATCCTGGAGAAGGTGAAGTTCAAGAAGGTATACATGTACCTCATTCTGTTCCCGATCTATCTGCTGTCTTGGTACCCGATTACCGTCTATGCCTTCTTCACGCAGAATAACAAAACATGGAGCCATACCGAGCATACGCGGGTCGTTCGGCTTGAAGAAGTGCAGAGCAAGCAAGGCTAATTAAAATTTCGCGGACAGTGTTGACATAGTCCAGTGTACTTGTTATACTGTTCTAGTCTTTGTAACAGAATATTCTGATTGCAAGTAGAAGCACCGCTTCTCACCTGACCGACATAGGTTGGCTGGTTTGATCACGAA from Paenibacillus ihbetae includes:
- a CDS encoding glycosyltransferase family 2 protein, with translation MTDAIFIALQLFLAAVGVYQFVFSLFGLIKRKKKKHFAPNKSFAVLVAAHNEEQVVGALMENLKQLNYPKELYDVFVICDNCTDRTAEIVRSHGMNACVRTNQNLRGKGYAIEWMLKELWAMPRQYDAVVMFDADNLADPNFLIEMNNDLCSGAKVIQGYIDTKNPEDSWITAAYGVSYWYINRLWQLSRHNLNMANFLGGTGMCFETNLLKEIGWGATSLVEDLEFTMRSVMRGVYPKFNYDAKVFDEKPLTFKASARQRLRWMQGHFTVARRYFFPLLWRAIKERSIVKLDLALYGVNVYIVLLTFVLTAIIWVDNSFFDGPNIANLYGLLPIWLSFTAIAANVFTFMIAMILEKVKFKKVYMYLILFPIYLLSWYPITVYAFFTQNNKTWSHTEHTRVVRLEEVQSKQG